From the genome of Lentilactobacillus buchneri, one region includes:
- the pepT gene encoding peptidase T yields the protein MAKYAELIPNFLTFVKINTRSDPQSTSIPSSDRETEFLNQLKDRLTKMGLKDVHTNEQSAYVFATLPGNVDKSVPTVGFISHIDTADFNAENIQPQIVENYDGHSVIKLDEKGEYTLDPKVFPSLKKYAGQTLITTDGSTLLGADDKAGVAEIVAAITYLQAHPEVKHGDIKIAFGPDEEIGTGADHFDVKDFGADVAYTVDGGPLGDLNYETFNAADAKVVIKGTDVHPAEAKGIMVNAIQVGMDFHAALPDFDRPEKTQDREGFFHLYDFQGTVDHTEMGYIIRDHDRDRFEARKRLFKGIANQMNSDFGEDRVKVTIKDQYYNMGEIIKKDPTPVKIAEQAMKNVDVTPHVFPVRGGTDGSKISYMGLPTPNIFAGGENMHGRFEYVSEQTMEKAVDVVLEIAKLYAEK from the coding sequence ATGGCAAAATACGCCGAATTAATTCCCAACTTTTTAACGTTTGTAAAGATTAATACCCGTTCTGATCCTCAATCAACGAGCATTCCGTCCTCTGATAGAGAGACAGAGTTTTTGAATCAACTAAAGGATCGTCTGACTAAAATGGGCTTAAAAGACGTTCACACCAACGAGCAAAGTGCCTATGTCTTTGCGACGCTTCCAGGAAACGTCGACAAATCCGTTCCAACCGTTGGCTTCATTTCACATATTGATACGGCTGATTTTAATGCTGAAAATATTCAACCACAAATTGTTGAGAATTATGATGGCCATTCTGTCATTAAACTTGATGAGAAGGGTGAATATACGCTGGACCCCAAAGTCTTTCCAAGTTTGAAGAAGTATGCAGGCCAAACCCTGATTACCACGGACGGGTCAACGTTGTTGGGTGCTGATGACAAAGCCGGCGTAGCAGAGATTGTTGCTGCAATCACTTATTTACAAGCCCATCCGGAAGTCAAACATGGCGACATTAAGATTGCCTTTGGTCCGGATGAAGAAATTGGTACCGGCGCCGACCATTTTGACGTTAAAGATTTCGGCGCAGATGTTGCTTACACCGTCGATGGCGGCCCACTTGGGGATTTGAATTACGAAACCTTTAATGCCGCCGATGCAAAAGTCGTGATCAAAGGAACCGATGTTCATCCAGCTGAGGCCAAGGGTATTATGGTCAATGCCATCCAAGTTGGAATGGATTTCCACGCCGCCTTACCTGACTTTGACCGTCCTGAAAAGACCCAGGATCGGGAGGGATTCTTCCATCTGTATGATTTCCAGGGAACCGTCGACCACACCGAAATGGGCTACATCATCCGTGACCATGATCGAGATCGCTTTGAAGCTCGAAAACGACTTTTCAAGGGGATTGCCAACCAGATGAACAGTGACTTTGGTGAGGACCGGGTTAAGGTGACCATCAAGGACCAGTATTACAACATGGGAGAAATTATCAAAAAGGATCCAACACCGGTAAAAATTGCTGAACAGGCGATGAAGAACGTTGACGTTACACCGCATGTTTTCCCGGTTCGTGGCGGAACGGACGGGTCTAAGATTTCTTACATGGGACTGCCGACGCCGAATATTTTCGCTGGCGGTGAGAATATGCATGGCCGTTTTGAATACGTGTCTGAGCAAACCATGGAAAAAGCGGTTGACGTGGTACTGGAAATCGCCAAATTATACGCTGAAAAGTAA